The following are from one region of the Ischnura elegans chromosome X, ioIscEleg1.1, whole genome shotgun sequence genome:
- the LOC124171272 gene encoding piggyBac transposable element-derived protein 4-like has protein sequence MSRKRFHFILQSLRFDDKATRSDRKLLDKLAPVREVFDIFVQNCRESYSLGEYVTIDEMLSKFRGRCAFRQYIPSKPGKYGIKIFSLADSKTFYTGNLEVYVGKQPEGPFYVSNSANDVVKRLVRPIAHSGRNITADNWFTSYELVLDLLKANLTYVGTVRKNKRQLPPSFTSPVGREPFTTRFGFDRHCTLVSYIPKRRKNVILISSMHHDSTIDETTGNSNKPEIVTFYNATKSGVDVVDKLCATYSVARNTKRWPMTIFYTMLNVAAINAQVIYLVNNKESSHAILKRRHFIKVLAQELTKEHLQKRSHVVNLPRELRKRTLAISEKDKETEHNESST, from the exons atgtctcgtaagcgcttccactttattttacaaaGCCTTCGGTTTGATGACAAAGCAACTAGAAGCGATAGGAAGCTATTAGATAAGCTTGCACCTGTTAGAGaggtttttgatatatttgttcaaaattgccgtgaaagttattctttgggagaatacgtaactattgatgaaatgctatcaaaattcagaggaagatgtgcatttaggcaatacatcccgagtaaaccaggaaaatatggaattaagatattttctctagcagattctaaaacattttacacaGGGAACTTAGAAGTATACGTTGGGAAGCAGCCGGAAGGCCCATTTTACGTTAGTAACAGTGCCAATGATGTTGTAAAAAGGTTGGTTAGACCGATTGCTCACAGTGGTCGCAATATAACCGCCGATAATTGGTTTACCAGTTATGAGCTAGTTTTAGACCTACTCAAAGCTAACCTTACGTATGTAGGAACAGTAAGGAAGAATAAACGGCAGCTTCCACCCAGTTTTACATCCCCTGTCGGTCGAGAACCATTTACAACTCGTTTTGGATTTGATAGGCATTGCACATTGGTATCATACATACCAAAGCgacgaaaaaatgtaattttaatatcttcaatgcatcatgattccacaatcgatgaaacaacagggaattcgaataagccagagatcgtgacattttacaatgcaactaaaTCTGGCGTTGATGTAGTTGATAAATTATGCGCGACTTACTCAGTAGCAAGAAACACCAAAAGGTGGCCGATGACTATATTTTATACCATGCTCAATGTGGCAGCAATAAATGCTCAGGTTATTTACCTTGTAAACAACAAAGAGAGttctcatgcaattttgaaaagaaggcattttatcaaagtccttgcgcaagaactaactaaagagcacctgcaaaaacgtagtcacgtggtaaatttaccgagggaattgagaaaaagaactttagccattagtgagaaagacaaagaaactgaacataatgagtcaagtac gTAA
- the LOC124171792 gene encoding uncharacterized protein LOC124171792, translating to MADATYRLFLRLKPTGWDEQVEVFTGSNVWIKRRDKIDALESCRGNPRKLQNLLLTKVFGEEYIRSHCATGQRLDSNGNPAADKNVLQAISNFVRCKFRGEKDLPTINRAFNSLSNNLRVKQRRQMGLLKRSQRRPKSAQLP from the exons ATGGCCGACGCCACCTATCGGCTGTTTCTTCGGCTAAAACCCACAGGCTGGGATGAGCAG GTCGAGGTTTTTACGGGATCCAACGTATGGATTAAAAGGCGCGACAAAATTGATGCCCTGGAGAGTTGCCGAGGCAACCCGAGAAAACTGCAGAATTTACTCCTTACGAAAGTCTTCGGTGAGGAGTACATTCGTAGCCATTGTGCCACAGGTCAAAGGCTCGATAGCAATGGCAACCCTGCAGCGGATAAAAATGTGCTGCAGGCTATTTCAA ATTTTGTCCGCTGCAAGTTCCGCGGCGAGAAGGATCTGCCCACGATCAATCGTGCATTCAACTCCCTTTCAAACAATCTGCGGGTGAAGCAGAGAAGGCAGATGGGGCTGTTGAAACGCTCTCAAAGGCGACCAAA GAGCGCCCagcttccataa